The segment CCAAAAAGTGTAAGAGTAGTTTTAGCTGCCGCAGTTATGCATGAATTAGGACATACCTTAGGCCTTGTACCAGCTATCTTCCCTGGGAATGATATAATGCCCAGATATATTGGGGATAGATATCCAAATATGTCAGATGAAGATTATAATGGATATGTAAAAAATTATGTAAGCATTATGAATTACAGATATATATATAAAAAAGATTTATTTGATTACTCTGATGGAAGTCATCATCAAAAATATGACATGGATGATTGGGGTCATATTTATTTACCCACCTTCGAGATAGATATACCTATTTATGAGGATGTATCTATTAAAACTTTTGAAGATTTTAAAATTGTTGATGAATATCCCGGAATAGTTCTTAAGGGATGGAAATTTGATGAGAATTTAACTAAACAAAATCTTGAAAAAATAAAAAAATTTGTTACTGTAAAAAATGCAGATGCAGATATTCAGATATTTATCAAAAATAATTCAAGTTCAGGCAAAGAATATAATCTGAGGGTTTATGCAAAACCAAAAGTTGAGCCTGTTTTTGCAATCTATTCTTTAGTTGCAGAGGGATATGTAAAAGACAATAATTTTGAACTTTACTCTCTAGATGAACTCATTAAATACGCTAAAAGTTTTATAGAATGATTTATCCTACTGCATTCATCATAAATTATTTATTTGCTTCGCTATTAATGCTTAGTAGGTGTTAAAATGAAACCTCAAATGGCATATGATAGGGCAATTACTGTGTTCAGCCCTGATGGAAGGTTATTCCAAGTAGAGTATGCAAGAGAAGCGGTAAAGAGAGGAACTACAACTGTTGGAATAAAATTCAAAAAAGGAGTAGCTCTCATAGTTGATAAGAGAATAACATCCCACCTCATAGAGCCATCCTCAATAGAAAAAATATTCAAGATAGATGATCATATTGGATGCGCTACTTCTGGATTGGTTGCAGATGCAAGAGCCCTTGTAGAAAGAGCAAGAATTGAAGCCCAGATAAACAGGCTAACATATGATAAGCCAATACAGGTTAAAACTCTAACTCGCAAGATATGCGATTTCAAGCAGACATATACACAATATGGGGGTGTCCGTCCATTTGGCACTGCATTGCTTATTGGAGGAGTGGATGATAGCGGTGCTCATCTTTTTGCAACTGATCCAAGCGGGGCAATGGTTGAATATAAAGCAACTGCTGAAGGAGAAGGGAGGGATGCAGCAATTGAATATTTTGAAAAGAATTATAAGGAAAACTTAAGCATGGAGGAAGCAATAGAAATGGGAATTGAAGCAATGAAAAGCTCAAAAGAAGATAAAAAAATAGATAAGGAAGCAATAGAAATTGGAGTGATTGAAGAAGCGAGCGAATTCAGAATATTATCAAAAAAGGAAATAGAGAAATATTTTAGGGAGGTAAGATGATGGTATCACTTGATGAAGCAATTATTGCAAGATATGAAAAAAAAGGAAGGCACTTCGAAATATTGGTTGATCCAGATGCTATTGAAAAAATACTTGAGGGCAAAAAAAATGTTTTAGAAGCACTTGCAATAGATACTATTTTTAAAGATGCAAGGAAAGGAGATAAAGCAAGCGAGGAATCATTAAAAGAAATTTTTGGAACTTTAAAAATTGAAGATATAGCTCTTAAAATTATAAAGGAAGGAGAAATACAATTAACTGTAAAGCAAAGGAGGGAAATGATAGAAAGAAAGAAGAAAGCAATAGTGGACTGGATTGCCCGCTATTCGATGGACCCGCACACAAAGCTCCCCCATCCGAGGGATAGAATAGAAAGGGCGATGGAGGAAGCAAAAGTTAATGTAGATGCTTTTAAGCCAGTAGAGGAGCAGGTTAAGAAAGTTATAGATGCAATAAGACCAATAATCCCAATAAGCATAGAAAATGTTAAAATAGAGATTGTTATTCCTTCAGCTTATTCAGGAAGGGCATATGGTGAAATTATGAAAATTTCAAAAATATTAAAAGAGGAATGGCTTTCAAACGGTAACTTGAGATGCGTTGTTGAGATTCCAGCAGGGATGCAGAGCGAACTTTATGAAAAACTCAATAGCATGACAAAAGGAGAAGTTGTTTCAAAGATTTTAAAATGATAAGAAAAATTGTTTTACCAGGGTCGTTGGTGGGAGACAAAAGCAAGTTGCCGGGTAAGGGGACATTTAGAGAAGGAGAAAATATATATTCATCCCGCCTTGGAATTTTAGAGGAGAAGGGAAAATATGTAAATGTTATTCCTTTAAGCGGGGTATATATCCCAAATGCAGGGGATACAATTATAGGTGTGGTTGAAGAAGTTTATAGAAATGGATGGATTATTGATATAAAATCGCCATATTCAGCTTTTCTATCGATAGAAAATTCTCCATGGGAGATGGGTTATGGAGAAACATCCAAATATCTGAAAGAAAAGGACATAATAATAGGAATTATATCAAATATTGATGAAGCAAAAAACATCGATGTTTCAATGAAAGATAAGCAGTGCAGAAAAATAGAGGATGGTATTGTTATTGATATCCAGCCATCAAAAGTTCCAAGGGTTATAGGAAAGAAGGGTTCAATGCTTTCTACCATCAAAAGATATACTGGTTGCTGGATATTTGTAGGGCAAAATGGAAGAATATGGCTGAAAGGAGAGGATGAAAAAATTAATTTAGCTGTTGAAGCAATAAAGAAAATTGAAAAAGAGGCTCATACTTTCGGGCTAACTGAAAGAATTATAAAAATGTTAGGTGGTTAAATGAAAGATGGATTGAGAATTGATGGAAGAAAACCTGATGAATTGAGAAAAATAAAAATTGAGGCAGGAGTACTTTATCGTGCCGACGGCTCATGCTATATAGAATGGGGAGGAAATAAAATACTGGCAGCGGTTTATGGCCCCAGGGAAGCGTTGCCCCGCCACATTCAGAATCCAACAAAAGCACTTGTGAATGCGAGATATAATATGGCATCTTTCAGCGTAGAAGAGAGAAAAAAACCAGGCCCAGATAGGAGAAGTACCGAAATATCAAAAGTAATTTCAGAGGCATTGGAAAGCGTTATTTTCACAGAGCTTTTTCCAAGGACAACCATCGATATATGTATAGAGGTGCTTGATGCCGAGGCAGGCACAAGGTGCGCGGGCATAACAGCGGCCGCAGTCGCGCTTGCTGATGCTGGAATTCCAATGTATGATATACCCGTTGCATGTGCTGCAGGGAAGGTGGATGGAGTTGTTGTTCTTGATTTGACGAGCGATGAGGATAAGGAAGGGGAAGCTGACCTGCCTGTAGCAATTGCTCCAAGGAGTGAGGAGATACTTTTGATGCAGATGGATGGGCATCTGACATATAAAGAATTTGAGGAAGCTCTTGAACTTGCAATTAAGGGGTGCAGAGAAGTGGCGAAATTGCAGAAAGAAGCACTGCTCAGGAAATATTCAAAGGAGGTGGAATGATGGATATATCTGATCTGGCAAGATTATCAAGTGTTAAGAAGGATTATCTGTTAAAGCTCGCAAAGGAAGGCAAAAGATGTGATGGGAGAAAGTTTGATGAGTATAGGGATATAAAAATTGAGAGTAATATATTAAAAAATGCAGAGGGCTCGGCAAGAGTAAAAATAGGGAACACAATGGTAATAGCAGGAATAAAGCTTGAAATGGGTGAGCCATATGCGGACTCACCTGATAAGGGAGCTTTATCAACATCTGCTGAATTGCCACCTTTGGCATCTCCAGAATTTGAGCCAGGTCCTCCTACACCAGAGGCAATCGAACTTGCGAGGGTTGTAGATCGGGGTATAAGAGAATCTGGATATATAGAGATGGAAAAACTTTGCATTACTCCTGGAGAGAAGGTATGGATTGTTTTCATCGATTTGCATATTATAGATTATGATGGAAATCTGTTTGATGCCTGCCTGCTTGCCGCATCCGCCGCCCTCCAGAATGCGGTCATACCGAATGAAAGGTTCGGGCTGGGGGAAAATATTCCCTTGCCAGTTAGAAGCCCGCCCGTGAGTTGCACATTTGTTAAGTTTGATAATGCAATAGTTGTTGACCCCTGTGCTGATGAAGAAGAAGTGGCTGATGCAAGATTTACGGTTGCCATAGATGAAAATGGGGATATAAGGGCAATGCAGAAGGGGCTTAGTGGGCGTTTTACAATTGAGGAAATAAAAAATAATATAAAGCGTGCGCAATTTCATGCAAGCAACATAAGAAAATTGCTGGGTGAAAAAAATGAGAACAAAGAAAGTTAAATCCACAGGAAAATTTGGGGCGAGATATGGAGTAAAAACCCGCCACATATATCGTGAAATAGATGAAAAGCAGAGGCAGAAATACATCTGCCCTAAATGCGGTAGGAAAAAAGTTAAGAGGGAAAGCACAGGAATATGGGTATGCAAAAAATGCAATGCAAAATTTGCTGGTGGAGCCTATATACCTGAGACAATAGTTAAAAAGAGTGTTAATCAAATAATAAAAAGTATATTGGGTGAAGAATGATAATATATGTATGTGCTAAATGCGGCGAGAGAGTTGAAATTGATTTTGACAGAATGGGAATGAGATGCCCTAAATGCGAAGGGAAGATATTTTATAAGGAGAGAGGACCTATTGCAAAGGATATAAAATCAAGATGAATTTAAGGCTTGAAATAGATAGCAAGCACAATGATTTAATTTTTAATGCTTTGAAAGGTGAGAGCGCACCAAATGCAAATGTTAGGATTTATAAAAAGGATGGAAAGTTATATATTGAAATTGAGGCAGGAAGTATTTCAAATGCAAGAGCAGCTATTAATTCTTTCGTAAGATGGATTGATATGGTTGAGAAAATTGCCTCACTTTTTTAATTTTTCATATTCTTTTTTTACAATTCTGTCAACAAAAGTTGATGAAAAAGTATGAATGAAATGGGTTAGTAATCCTATTCCCCATCCAAATAAGGAAAAAATAAACCATGGAAATCCGCGAGATACAAAATACCACACTATGAAAAGAAAAATATTCACAAATATATAGATTGCAAGATGGGTATAAAATGCTATTTTTCCCTCCGCTCTTTTAATAGCAAGTCTTTCAATTTCATTGATTTTCATTATATAATAAAACAAAATTTTTATAAAAGGCTTTTCAAATTTTCATTATGAATGAAGTTGATGAAATTGTTGATGAAATAAAATTTTTTATAAAGGAAAGGGAGTGGGATAGATATCATACCCCGAAAAATATTGCTATATCTATCTCAATAGAAGCAAATGAATTGCTTGAAAAATTTCAGTGGAATGATTTATCCTTTCAGGATGTAATAATTAATGAAAAAATAAAAGAAGAAATATCGGATGAACTTGCTGATATATTTATCTACTCTCTTATTTTTCTCAATAAAGCAAAACTGGATTTTGGGGAAATTATAAAAAAGAAAATTGGGAAAAATAGAGAAAAATATCCTATAAGCCAGTAGTTACACTAACATTTTTTACTGTTACAAATGGCGAAAAAACTGGATGAGAAGTTTCCCACCAGTATATCTGTTTTCTCTCTTTAGAAATTTTTTCTATGTTTTTAAAAATTCTATCAATTTTATCACTTATTCTTATTCCTTTCAGAGGATACAAAATTTCTCCATTCTTTACAAAAAAAGCCATATCTCTTGCAACGGTGGAAAAATCTCCCGTGCGATAATTCTTAAATCTTGTATACCAGATATTTGTTATAAAAATACCATTTAGCTCTTCCATCATTTCCTCCTTTTTGCAATCTCCTTTGTCTATAATTGTATTCCATGGAACAGGAACAACTATTCCTGCGTTTCCCGTTGTATTTTTTCCGTATTCCTTTGCAGTAACGCTGTTATAAAGATAATTTTTTAAAATCCCTCTTTCAACTATAACTGTTTTTCTAGTTGCCACTCCTTCATCATCAAATTTTCTTGAAAACAAGCCATCTTTTTCAATTCCACTATCATATATACTTATATTTTCACTTGCAACTTTTTTACCCATTTTTCCATCTAAAAAGGAATAGCCGGATTTTACAAAAAATGCGGAAGAAAAATCAGCAAAATTTGAAGAAAGATTTGAGAAAGCAAGAGGTGAAAATAAAATTTTATATTTTCCTTCTTTAACTTTTTTAAATTTCATCTTTTTATTTATATACTCCTTTTCCTCATCTATTTCTTTTTCATCTATTTTACCAATTTTTCTTGAACAAAAAGTGTAATGTGCTGAGCAATCATTTTTCAACATTCTGCAGGAGATATAAAACATGCTATTTTTATCAGATTCATCTATACCCTTTGAATTTATCAACCTTATATTTTCTATCCTGCTATATAAACTTCCAGCGACTTCGCCAGTTGATGAGTTTATAACCTGATTTGCTGTATCTAAAATTTTTTCTTCATCAACAACATTTCTATCAAAAATTTTCTTATTTGAATAATTTCTATCAATGCTTATTGAAAATGGTGAAGGAGGAATAAATTTAAAAAATTTTTTTGCTTCTTCAATTCTCTTTTTAATCTTTTTTCTATCTGGATTTTCAATTGAAAATGTCATCTTTCTGCCATCTTTATAAAGAGTTATATAAACTTCTCTCCTATTCCATGTATTTAAAATTTCTACCTTATTTCTATAAAACCTGACCTGCTTTGCAATCGACCTTTCCTCCTTGATTATATACTCATCAAATTCCTTTAAATATTCAATCATTTTATCCTTATATCTCTTATCCTTATATCTGCCCCTCCAGTAGAAACCTCTATATCCTGTATCGGCTCACTCTTTCCACATGTAGCGGGGTGGAATTCAATATTTTTGCCAACAGCATCAATTTTTGAGAAAATTTCAAAGGTTGAAAGTTCTATGCATGGATGCTTTGCAATTCCCGCTATCTCACCATTTTTTATTGTATAAGCTTCATTTCCAACATATTTCTGGTTTATTCTTCTATCATCTATATTCCATTCCATAAATGTTATCATATAAACACCATTTTTAATTTCTTCAACCATTTCCTCAAAACTGTAATCTCCCTGTTTGAAATATGTATTTGCCATCCTTATGATTGGTTCCTTTCCATAGTTTGCTCTTGAAGAAGCATTGCTTTTGCAATTCATTTCATAAGCGGTCTGGCGATTATGCAAAAATTCATTTATCTTTCCTTCCTTAATCAATTCTCTTTTCCTCGCTTTAACCCCTTCATCATCATATTTATAGTAGCCATAGGCCCCCTCAATCAAAGGATTGTCTTCAATGCTCACCACTTCATTTGCAATTTTTCTTCCCAGCATATCCTGCCTTATATATGATTTTCCCGCCTGCGCCAACTCCCGCCCAACTATGCGGTCCGCTTCAAATGGATGGCCGCATCCCTCATGAGCAATCAATCCACTTATTAATGGGCTTAAAATAACATCTCCTTTTTTTGGCGCTTTTTTTCCCTTTTCTATTTTTTTCAGGAAATTTATATCCTCCTCCATTTTTTCCTCTATTCTCCATTCTTCAATAACTTCACATCCTGAAACATTTCCAAATTCTCTGCTTGCCTGTTCCCTTCCAACTGTTATTAAATAATAAAGATAAACTCTTGGAATTTTTGAAAAAATTTTGCTTCCCTCGCTGTTCATGTATATTTTTTCAATTTGCTTTTCCCTAAAAGATATAAAATTTTTTTTATTAAATCCGCTTAAATTTTTTAATAAATCAATTTTTTCATCAATTTGAAAATCTTTTCCCTTTATTTCATATCTATCTTCATTTATTTTTTCCTCGCTTAAAAAAATTTTATTTTTTCCGATGCTTGCTATTTTCTCCGCTATCTCCAACCCTCTCCTGATTTCTTTTTTATTTACAACATTTGAAGAATAAAAGCCAACAGATTTATCTATAACTCTTATTGAAAAACCATATTTTTCATCACTGTTTATATCTATAAACTCACCATTTGTAAATATAATTTCATCTATTTTTTCTTTCTCTATCCTTATCTCTGTATAATATTTTGAATTTTTTATTGCATATTCTGCAAGTTCTTCCACTCTTAACTATCAAACCTATTCAAAGCAATATTTCCCCAGTCATCATAATCAAGGAAGCCATGACTTCCATCTGAATAATCAACAAGGCTAAAGGAATAGCGATAATTCATGCAACTCTTATAATTTCCAAATAGCCAGTATTGCAACTGCCATGGAAAGCGGGTGTGCTCATTATCTACGCCTATATATCCATTCAATCCAAGCTGATGCCCCAGTTCATGCATGAAAAGGCTTGCATGCGAAATCTGCTGTTTTTCTGGCATTGGTCTCCATTTCTGAATATAATAGCTCCCGAGCACAAATGCATCCCTCTTAAAATTCATCCCTCCAGCAGGGCGGCGCCAGAACTCTATTTCGTGGCATATTATTGAATAGTGGAATACCCCTTTTCTCGGGTTGGCTGGCTGGTTGTGGAGGAAATATTTTTGATATATATCATTTAACTCATCAAAGTCCAATGACTCATCATAGGGAATTATGTCCATTTCCTCAATTATTCCATTATCTATAAAAAGCATTATGTTTTTCTTTGCAAAGGATGAATAAAGCATTTGAATTGATTTTTCTGGCATTATGTGTTTTATTCCATTATATTCTTCCATATAATCAACTTCAATGTATATATCTCGCCTGAAGGGGTCTGAAAACCACTCACTCATCATATATTCCTCATCATTCTGCAACCCATCATTATCTGGGTCAAGCAATGAATGATTTTCCGCTGAAAAAGGGCTATAGCCATATTTATCTTCCCATTCAATAGAAACTCCATCATTATCATAATCAATTCCATAATCACTTTCATAAGGATTTGTATGATAGATATTTATTTCTTCCCAGTAGGTTAGTCTATCATTATCATAATCATTATATGTTACATCAAACCATATTTCGTAATCATACTCCTCTATTTTGCCATCACTGCATCCACTTGCATGGCCGTAGCCATCCTCGTCTTTAAGAAAATCATCTCCAGTCCATTCTCCTCTTTTTGTATCCAATTCTATATTCAAAATTCCATCATCGGGAGTAATATATCCTCTTTTTTCTCCTTCAAATATTTCAACTGAGATACTTATTTTATCCTTATCATCCTTTATTTTTATTTCTTTTGATGTCCTGATAGTTAAATCATATCCATTAAGATTTATTTCCCATTTTTCTCCTTCAACATTCACTATTATTGAAAAATTTGCTTCTTCACCAGATATTTTCCTAACCCTATCTATGCTTATTTTCAATAAATTT is part of the Thermoplasmatales archaeon genome and harbors:
- the psmA gene encoding archaeal proteasome endopeptidase complex subunit alpha, producing MKPQMAYDRAITVFSPDGRLFQVEYAREAVKRGTTTVGIKFKKGVALIVDKRITSHLIEPSSIEKIFKIDDHIGCATSGLVADARALVERARIEAQINRLTYDKPIQVKTLTRKICDFKQTYTQYGGVRPFGTALLIGGVDDSGAHLFATDPSGAMVEYKATAEGEGRDAAIEYFEKNYKENLSMEEAIEMGIEAMKSSKEDKKIDKEAIEIGVIEEASEFRILSKKEIEKYFREVR
- a CDS encoding ribosome assembly factor SBDS, with translation MVSLDEAIIARYEKKGRHFEILVDPDAIEKILEGKKNVLEALAIDTIFKDARKGDKASEESLKEIFGTLKIEDIALKIIKEGEIQLTVKQRREMIERKKKAIVDWIARYSMDPHTKLPHPRDRIERAMEEAKVNVDAFKPVEEQVKKVIDAIRPIIPISIENVKIEIVIPSAYSGRAYGEIMKISKILKEEWLSNGNLRCVVEIPAGMQSELYEKLNSMTKGEVVSKILK
- a CDS encoding RNA-binding protein — encoded protein: MIRKIVLPGSLVGDKSKLPGKGTFREGENIYSSRLGILEEKGKYVNVIPLSGVYIPNAGDTIIGVVEEVYRNGWIIDIKSPYSAFLSIENSPWEMGYGETSKYLKEKDIIIGIISNIDEAKNIDVSMKDKQCRKIEDGIVIDIQPSKVPRVIGKKGSMLSTIKRYTGCWIFVGQNGRIWLKGEDEKINLAVEAIKKIEKEAHTFGLTERIIKMLGG
- a CDS encoding exosome complex exonuclease Rrp41, whose protein sequence is MKDGLRIDGRKPDELRKIKIEAGVLYRADGSCYIEWGGNKILAAVYGPREALPRHIQNPTKALVNARYNMASFSVEERKKPGPDRRSTEISKVISEALESVIFTELFPRTTIDICIEVLDAEAGTRCAGITAAAVALADAGIPMYDIPVACAAGKVDGVVVLDLTSDEDKEGEADLPVAIAPRSEEILLMQMDGHLTYKEFEEALELAIKGCREVAKLQKEALLRKYSKEVE
- a CDS encoding exosome complex protein Rrp42, whose protein sequence is MDISDLARLSSVKKDYLLKLAKEGKRCDGRKFDEYRDIKIESNILKNAEGSARVKIGNTMVIAGIKLEMGEPYADSPDKGALSTSAELPPLASPEFEPGPPTPEAIELARVVDRGIRESGYIEMEKLCITPGEKVWIVFIDLHIIDYDGNLFDACLLAASAALQNAVIPNERFGLGENIPLPVRSPPVSCTFVKFDNAIVVDPCADEEEVADARFTVAIDENGDIRAMQKGLSGRFTIEEIKNNIKRAQFHASNIRKLLGEKNENKES
- the rpl37A gene encoding 50S ribosomal protein L37Ae, yielding MRTKKVKSTGKFGARYGVKTRHIYREIDEKQRQKYICPKCGRKKVKRESTGIWVCKKCNAKFAGGAYIPETIVKKSVNQIIKSILGEE
- a CDS encoding DNA-directed RNA polymerase subunit P, with product MIIYVCAKCGERVEIDFDRMGMRCPKCEGKIFYKERGPIAKDIKSR
- a CDS encoding 2TM domain-containing protein; this translates as MKINEIERLAIKRAEGKIAFYTHLAIYIFVNIFLFIVWYFVSRGFPWFIFSLFGWGIGLLTHFIHTFSSTFVDRIVKKEYEKLKK
- a CDS encoding nucleotide pyrophosphohydrolase; this encodes MNEVDEIVDEIKFFIKEREWDRYHTPKNIAISISIEANELLEKFQWNDLSFQDVIINEKIKEEISDELADIFIYSLIFLNKAKLDFGEIIKKKIGKNREKYPISQ
- a CDS encoding TldD/PmbA family protein, coding for MIEYLKEFDEYIIKEERSIAKQVRFYRNKVEILNTWNRREVYITLYKDGRKMTFSIENPDRKKIKKRIEEAKKFFKFIPPSPFSISIDRNYSNKKIFDRNVVDEEKILDTANQVINSSTGEVAGSLYSRIENIRLINSKGIDESDKNSMFYISCRMLKNDCSAHYTFCSRKIGKIDEKEIDEEKEYINKKMKFKKVKEGKYKILFSPLAFSNLSSNFADFSSAFFVKSGYSFLDGKMGKKVASENISIYDSGIEKDGLFSRKFDDEGVATRKTVIVERGILKNYLYNSVTAKEYGKNTTGNAGIVVPVPWNTIIDKGDCKKEEMMEELNGIFITNIWYTRFKNYRTGDFSTVARDMAFFVKNGEILYPLKGIRISDKIDRIFKNIEKISKERKQIYWWETSHPVFSPFVTVKNVSVTTGL
- a CDS encoding TldD/PmbA family protein, producing the protein MEELAEYAIKNSKYYTEIRIEKEKIDEIIFTNGEFIDINSDEKYGFSIRVIDKSVGFYSSNVVNKKEIRRGLEIAEKIASIGKNKIFLSEEKINEDRYEIKGKDFQIDEKIDLLKNLSGFNKKNFISFREKQIEKIYMNSEGSKIFSKIPRVYLYYLITVGREQASREFGNVSGCEVIEEWRIEEKMEEDINFLKKIEKGKKAPKKGDVILSPLISGLIAHEGCGHPFEADRIVGRELAQAGKSYIRQDMLGRKIANEVVSIEDNPLIEGAYGYYKYDDEGVKARKRELIKEGKINEFLHNRQTAYEMNCKSNASSRANYGKEPIIRMANTYFKQGDYSFEEMVEEIKNGVYMITFMEWNIDDRRINQKYVGNEAYTIKNGEIAGIAKHPCIELSTFEIFSKIDAVGKNIEFHPATCGKSEPIQDIEVSTGGADIRIRDIRIK